The following proteins come from a genomic window of Actinomycetota bacterium:
- a CDS encoding MarC family protein: MDWKLLVTAFITLVVIIDPVGNTPVFLVLTGGESPGRRRRFALQAVLAAAVVIFVFAFFGRYVLDYLGISMQSLTVAGGILLGIVALDMMKGKVDAGNQARGVNVALVPLGTPLLAGPGAVVAAMLLMNDAGSVSGMALVAGGILAALAVVLAALLAAGSLVRLLKDTGIDLLTRVMGILLAAIAVEFIHQAVVSWG; this comes from the coding sequence ATGGACTGGAAATTGCTGGTAACCGCCTTCATCACCCTGGTCGTGATCATCGATCCTGTCGGGAATACGCCGGTTTTCCTGGTACTTACCGGCGGCGAGAGCCCGGGCAGACGCAGGCGATTTGCCCTGCAGGCGGTGCTGGCGGCGGCAGTCGTGATTTTCGTCTTCGCCTTTTTCGGCAGGTATGTGCTCGATTACCTGGGAATATCGATGCAGAGCCTGACAGTCGCCGGCGGCATCCTGCTGGGCATCGTGGCGCTGGACATGATGAAGGGGAAGGTAGACGCCGGCAATCAGGCCCGGGGCGTCAATGTGGCGCTGGTGCCGCTGGGCACGCCGCTGCTGGCAGGCCCCGGGGCGGTCGTGGCCGCGATGCTGCTGATGAATGACGCAGGCTCGGTGAGCGGCATGGCGCTGGTCGCCGGCGGCATCCTCGCGGCGCTGGCCGTGGTCCTGGCGGCGCTGCTTGCGGCCGGAAGCCTGGTCAGGTTGCTCAAGGATACCGGCATCGATCTGCTCACACGCGTGATGGGGATACTGCTGGCGGCGATCGCCGTGGAGTTCATCCATCAGGCGGTAGTCAGCTGGGGATGA
- the clpB gene encoding ATP-dependent chaperone ClpB produces the protein MQPDKYTIKAQEAISAAQKRAEASGQQQIEPEHLLLALLEQSEGIVVPILQKLGADPAAIAGELGRAIEAMPKVTGAPGQQAYISPRLKQLLDNAGSLADQLKDEYLSTEHLLLAAADVPGASLDILKAAGVTKDRLLAALAEVRGSQRVTDPNPEAKFQPLEQYGRDLTEEARRGKLDPVIGRDDEIRRVIQVLSRRTKNNPVLIGDPGVGKTAMVEGLAQRIIDGDIPEGLKDKRVVALDIGSLVAGSKYRGEFEDRLKAVLKEIQESEGKIILFIDEMHTLVGAGAAEGSIDASNMLKPMLARGELRAVGATTLDEYRKYVEKDPALERRFQPVFIGEPTVEDTIAILRGLKERYEVHHGVRIQDAALVAAAVLSDRYITDRYLPDKAIDLIDEASSRLRIEIDSLPTEIDVIERRIKKLEIEDRALAKEKDKASKERRAKLQEELAELKETSNRMKAHWTNEKDSIQKIRALKEKLEETKSEADRAERDGDLQKAAELRYGKTVDLTKKIEEENRHLAELQKDLKMLKEEVDEEDVAEVVGKWTGIPVSKLMEGEVEKLIHMEDRLHERVVGQDEAIAAVSNAMRRARAGLSYANRPYGSFIFLGPTGVGKTELAKALAEFMFDDEHAMVRIDMSEFQEKHTVSRLIGAPPGYVGYEEGGYLTEAVRRRPYSVLLLDEIEKAHPEVFNVLLQIMDEGRLTDGHGRTVDFKNAVIIMTSNIGSQYITELGAGGEEEMDRLVTEAMTKHFKPEFLNRVDDIIIFHRLSEAQLREIVDIQVRGITALLAGRNIGITMTDAAKDYLAREGYDPAYGARPLKRLIQKEIQDVLALKLLQGEFHEGQVIEVDAGNGGLAFKAISAPAQVEEMEETRERR, from the coding sequence ATGCAACCAGACAAATACACAATCAAGGCGCAGGAGGCGATATCGGCCGCACAGAAGCGGGCCGAGGCCTCCGGTCAGCAACAGATCGAGCCCGAGCATCTGCTCCTGGCCCTCCTCGAGCAAAGCGAGGGCATCGTCGTCCCTATCCTGCAGAAGCTGGGCGCCGACCCGGCCGCGATCGCAGGCGAGCTTGGCCGGGCCATCGAAGCCATGCCCAAAGTCACAGGCGCTCCGGGACAGCAGGCTTACATCAGCCCGCGGCTCAAGCAGCTGCTGGATAACGCCGGCTCCCTGGCCGACCAGCTCAAGGACGAATATTTAAGCACCGAGCACCTTCTGCTGGCGGCGGCTGACGTGCCGGGCGCTTCGCTGGACATATTGAAGGCAGCGGGCGTCACCAAGGACCGCCTGCTGGCGGCGCTGGCCGAGGTGCGCGGCAGCCAGCGGGTCACCGACCCCAATCCGGAGGCCAAGTTTCAGCCGCTGGAGCAATACGGCCGCGACCTCACCGAGGAAGCGCGCCGCGGCAAGCTCGATCCGGTCATCGGCCGCGATGACGAGATCCGCCGGGTGATACAGGTGCTTTCCCGCCGCACCAAGAACAACCCCGTCCTCATCGGCGACCCCGGCGTCGGCAAGACCGCCATGGTCGAGGGGCTGGCCCAGCGCATCATCGACGGCGACATTCCCGAGGGACTCAAGGACAAGCGCGTTGTGGCGCTGGACATCGGCTCACTGGTCGCCGGCTCCAAGTATCGCGGTGAGTTCGAGGACCGGCTCAAGGCCGTCCTCAAGGAGATCCAGGAATCCGAGGGCAAGATAATCCTTTTCATCGATGAGATGCACACGCTCGTGGGAGCCGGCGCCGCCGAGGGCTCGATCGATGCTTCCAACATGCTCAAACCCATGCTCGCCCGCGGCGAGCTGCGGGCCGTCGGCGCCACGACTCTCGACGAGTACCGCAAGTACGTCGAGAAGGACCCGGCGCTGGAGCGGCGCTTCCAGCCGGTCTTCATCGGCGAGCCCACAGTCGAAGACACCATCGCCATCCTGCGCGGCCTCAAGGAGCGCTATGAAGTGCACCACGGCGTCCGCATCCAGGATGCGGCGCTGGTGGCGGCGGCGGTGCTATCGGACCGCTACATCACCGACCGCTACCTGCCCGACAAGGCCATCGACCTCATCGACGAGGCCAGCTCGCGGCTGCGCATCGAGATCGACTCGCTGCCCACCGAGATCGACGTCATAGAGCGGCGCATCAAGAAGCTGGAGATCGAGGACCGCGCTCTGGCCAAGGAAAAAGACAAGGCCTCAAAAGAGCGGCGCGCCAAACTGCAGGAGGAACTGGCCGAGCTCAAGGAAACCTCGAACCGCATGAAGGCCCACTGGACCAACGAGAAGGATTCCATCCAGAAGATCCGCGCCCTCAAGGAGAAGCTGGAGGAGACCAAGTCCGAGGCCGACCGCGCCGAGCGCGACGGCGACCTGCAGAAGGCCGCCGAGCTGCGCTATGGCAAAACAGTCGACCTGACAAAAAAGATCGAGGAAGAAAACAGACACCTGGCCGAGCTGCAGAAGGATCTGAAGATGCTCAAGGAGGAAGTCGACGAGGAAGACGTTGCCGAAGTCGTCGGCAAATGGACCGGCATCCCGGTATCAAAACTCATGGAGGGCGAGGTCGAGAAGCTCATCCATATGGAAGACCGCCTGCACGAGCGGGTGGTCGGCCAGGACGAAGCCATCGCCGCGGTCTCCAACGCCATGCGCCGCGCCCGCGCCGGCCTCAGCTACGCCAACCGGCCCTACGGCTCATTCATCTTCCTGGGGCCGACCGGCGTCGGCAAGACCGAGCTGGCCAAGGCGCTGGCCGAATTCATGTTCGACGACGAGCATGCCATGGTGCGCATCGACATGTCCGAGTTCCAGGAGAAGCATACAGTCTCACGCCTGATCGGCGCACCGCCGGGCTATGTCGGGTATGAGGAGGGCGGATATCTGACCGAGGCGGTCCGGCGCCGGCCTTATTCGGTGCTGCTGCTCGACGAGATCGAGAAGGCGCATCCGGAAGTGTTCAACGTGCTGCTGCAGATCATGGACGAAGGCAGGCTGACCGACGGCCACGGCCGCACGGTCGACTTCAAGAACGCCGTCATCATCATGACCTCGAACATCGGCAGCCAGTACATCACCGAGCTGGGCGCAGGCGGCGAGGAGGAGATGGACCGCCTGGTAACCGAAGCCATGACCAAGCACTTCAAGCCGGAGTTCCTCAATCGCGTCGACGACATCATCATCTTTCACCGGTTGAGCGAGGCGCAGCTGCGTGAGATCGTCGATATCCAGGTGCGCGGCATCACGGCGCTGCTGGCGGGACGCAACATCGGCATCACCATGACCGATGCCGCCAAGGATTACCTGGCCCGCGAGGGCTACGACCCGGCCTACGGCGCGCGGCCGCTCAAGCGGCTGATCCAGAAGGAGATCCAGGACGTGCTGGCGCTGAAGCTGCTGCAGGGGGAATTCCACGAAGGACAGGTCATCGAAGTGGATGCCGGCAACGGCGGGCTGGCGTTCAAGGCGATCTCGGCGCCGGCACAGGTTGAGGAGATGGAGGAAACGAGAGAGCGGCGATAA
- a CDS encoding trypsin-like peptidase domain-containing protein, giving the protein MVKRAKIAIILIVLTLFPLLLFLSGCGSKAGQAVDPPRIDDYNKPGTVYVETTWKADVVVPVLTFDETAMVNKLAPLAAAGLISTDQEISDAIINEFLTNPGLYLVPTASSQKKSVETSGWGSGFIVTPDGYAVTNAHVVVKTDDEIKQSLAASGMADIIKQDIADIENALNITMGDDAYNSVAAAEADIYATYLTMSNENSSSEMFLAAPGAPGGLVKDGLPCETVKIGESTPGKDVAILKVSANNLPTVPIGEDTATKDGEQAIALGYPDALANPALKQSQDNIKPSLTIGSISGRKTMPGGFDVLQTDAAITNGNSGGPLFNNKGDVIGITTFGTVKQVGSSGDQAQVQGFNFAMPSTIIKQFLTESNVTPTQGQLTQTYREGVDLFYGEHYSAAKDKFKQVSDANPAFPYISDQIAASTDKINAGLDKSTFPVPMWLIVLIVILVIGTAGALYMFVIKKKPQAVTAGGPAATTTPAAAAAPVQTPPVQKAEPVAPSQPAEPVEPVAPSEPAAPTEPAAPAEPVEKAEPAAAAPEAAAEPAGEPQEENPRFCAYCGHGIPEDAKFCPNCSKPVKH; this is encoded by the coding sequence ATGGTCAAGCGGGCGAAGATTGCAATAATTTTGATCGTGCTGACGCTTTTCCCGCTACTGCTATTCCTTTCGGGTTGTGGAAGCAAAGCGGGGCAGGCAGTCGATCCACCCCGGATCGATGATTACAACAAACCCGGGACGGTATATGTCGAGACCACCTGGAAAGCCGACGTCGTTGTTCCCGTCCTGACCTTCGATGAGACGGCCATGGTCAACAAGTTGGCCCCACTGGCCGCAGCCGGCCTGATATCTACAGACCAGGAGATCTCCGACGCCATCATCAACGAATTCCTCACGAATCCGGGCCTGTATCTGGTGCCGACGGCAAGCAGCCAGAAAAAATCAGTTGAGACAAGCGGCTGGGGCAGCGGTTTTATCGTCACCCCCGATGGTTACGCAGTCACCAACGCCCACGTGGTCGTCAAGACCGATGACGAGATCAAACAGTCTCTGGCGGCCTCGGGCATGGCGGACATCATCAAGCAGGATATCGCCGATATCGAGAACGCGCTCAACATCACGATGGGTGACGATGCCTACAACAGCGTCGCCGCGGCCGAAGCGGACATTTACGCTACCTACCTGACCATGAGCAACGAGAACTCCAGCAGCGAGATGTTCCTGGCGGCGCCCGGCGCGCCGGGCGGGCTGGTGAAGGACGGACTGCCCTGCGAGACGGTAAAGATAGGAGAATCGACGCCGGGCAAGGACGTGGCTATTCTCAAGGTGAGCGCCAACAATCTGCCGACGGTGCCGATCGGGGAGGACACGGCCACGAAAGATGGCGAACAGGCGATCGCTTTAGGCTATCCCGATGCGCTGGCCAATCCCGCGCTCAAGCAGTCGCAGGACAACATCAAGCCGTCGCTGACCATCGGCAGCATCAGCGGCCGCAAGACCATGCCGGGCGGCTTCGACGTGCTGCAGACCGATGCCGCCATCACCAATGGCAACAGCGGTGGCCCCCTCTTCAACAATAAGGGCGATGTCATCGGCATAACGACCTTTGGCACCGTCAAGCAGGTCGGTTCCAGCGGCGACCAGGCGCAGGTTCAGGGCTTCAACTTCGCCATGCCGTCAACCATTATCAAGCAGTTCCTGACCGAGTCGAACGTGACCCCGACGCAGGGACAGCTGACCCAGACCTATCGCGAAGGCGTCGACCTCTTCTATGGCGAGCATTACAGCGCCGCCAAGGACAAGTTCAAGCAGGTCTCCGACGCCAACCCCGCCTTCCCGTATATCAGTGACCAGATAGCGGCCAGCACCGACAAGATCAACGCCGGGCTGGACAAGTCGACCTTCCCGGTGCCGATGTGGCTGATCGTACTGATCGTGATCCTGGTCATCGGAACCGCCGGCGCCCTGTACATGTTCGTGATAAAGAAGAAGCCGCAGGCTGTAACCGCCGGCGGTCCGGCGGCTACGACCACTCCCGCAGCGGCGGCGGCGCCGGTGCAGACTCCGCCGGTGCAAAAAGCCGAGCCAGTGGCACCGTCACAGCCGGCAGAGCCGGTCGAGCCAGTGGCCCCATCAGAGCCGGCCGCGCCAACCGAGCCCGCAGCCCCGGCAGAGCCGGTCGAGAAAGCCGAGCCCGCGGCGGCGGCGCCTGAGGCGGCAGCGGAGCCGGCCGGGGAACCGCAGGAAGAGAATCCGCGCTTCTGCGCCTACTGCGGCCATGGCATCCCTGAGGACGCCAAATTCTGCCCCAACTGCTCCAAACCGGTTAAGCACTAG
- a CDS encoding DUF1385 domain-containing protein, giving the protein METAEAKKQLKIGGMALENGVMFQTPRHWSMAVRDRDGGISIASGEKMSLGLSRLRRIPLLRGLVGLAETAMVLPQASVHGGRLPIMTRSPEVMASMIVSIIGAVAVKNPKRKLSPLVEEAVMAGLAVLPSLVALRRSRATEYHAAEHKSINAFEASGGLDVDQARSADAEHPRCGSNIIGPAVALMALGNTLSQRALGRRSNVARLSVSVLSLSGAVELMQWAARNPSSLWSKLLTRPGGELQHLVTTSEPTEDELAVGLAALRELLRLEGALAT; this is encoded by the coding sequence AACGGCGTCATGTTCCAGACCCCGCGTCACTGGTCGATGGCCGTCCGCGACCGTGACGGCGGCATCAGCATCGCTTCGGGTGAGAAGATGAGCCTGGGCCTCTCCCGCCTCCGCAGGATTCCCCTGCTCAGGGGGCTTGTCGGCCTGGCTGAGACGGCGATGGTGCTGCCGCAGGCAAGCGTGCATGGCGGCAGGCTGCCGATCATGACCCGCTCGCCGGAGGTCATGGCCTCGATGATCGTCAGCATCATCGGCGCTGTCGCGGTCAAGAACCCCAAGCGCAAGCTTTCCCCCCTCGTCGAGGAAGCGGTCATGGCGGGTCTGGCGGTCCTGCCTTCGCTGGTGGCGCTCCGCCGCTCGCGCGCAACCGAATATCACGCCGCCGAGCACAAATCGATCAATGCCTTCGAAGCCTCCGGTGGGCTCGACGTTGACCAGGCCCGCTCGGCGGACGCCGAGCATCCTCGCTGCGGCTCGAACATCATCGGTCCGGCTGTGGCGCTGATGGCTCTGGGCAATACGCTCTCACAACGGGCTCTGGGCCGGCGCAGCAATGTCGCCCGGCTGAGCGTGAGCGTGCTGAGCCTCTCAGGAGCGGTCGAGCTCATGCAATGGGCCGCCCGCAACCCCTCCAGCCTCTGGTCGAAGCTGCTCACCCGCCCCGGCGGCGAGCTGCAGCATCTGGTCACAACCTCGGAACCCACCGAGGACGAGCTGGCCGTCGGCCTGGCGGCACTCAGGGAACTGCTGCGCCTGGAAGGCGCGCTGGCAACCTAG
- a CDS encoding Hsp20 family protein: MRIPSGFQAHPAARTPEVSVQRKDGVITYYLEVDDIKPEDLEVSVGPALLTVRGQSSRESTIEREGATCRSISSSRFSRQLALPDNVRWQDADAFFEGGRLGVRVPEAAPAQPRRIPVSFADGGEDVSSDGGTTDGADDDADE, translated from the coding sequence TTGAGAATCCCTTCAGGCTTTCAGGCGCACCCGGCGGCGCGAACTCCAGAGGTCAGCGTTCAGCGTAAAGACGGCGTCATTACCTACTACCTGGAAGTCGATGATATAAAACCTGAAGATCTGGAAGTGAGCGTCGGCCCCGCCTTGCTGACCGTGCGCGGCCAATCCAGCCGGGAGAGCACCATAGAGCGTGAAGGCGCCACATGTCGTAGCATTTCTTCCAGCAGGTTTTCCCGGCAGCTGGCCCTGCCCGATAACGTGCGTTGGCAGGACGCGGATGCCTTCTTCGAGGGAGGCCGGCTCGGGGTGAGGGTCCCGGAGGCCGCGCCGGCGCAGCCGCGGCGCATCCCCGTGAGCTTCGCTGACGGCGGCGAGGACGTCAGCTCGGATGGAGGCACGACCGATGGCGCGGACGATGATGCGGACGAGTAA